Within the Setaria viridis chromosome 3, Setaria_viridis_v4.0, whole genome shotgun sequence genome, the region CTGCTCAGAGCCCAAACAATAACTGGTAAACAATATGCTTTCACAGGCCACAAATTCGAGCACCGATTCAACGGACCGGATTGTCTCCTTGTGCACGCCGTCCCTTTCCCGGTGAGCTGTTGGCATCACGTACCGATCCGATAATGCaacggcgacgccgacgcgcaTCATCACGCATGTGTACTACGCATGCACGAGCGAGGAGTCCATTTCACAATTCCAATCTGATTCTGATCCGACTGGACACAAGTCTGACAGCACAAGGTGGTGGTCAATATCTCTTCTGCAGTTTACTCCAGGCGCTGCTTTGTATTTTTGCAACTGCGTGGTAAAGATTTAGAATGTCTCATCTGCTGTCTTCGACTTGCAGTGGATTGGATATATGCAGTTTTGGACTAACGATTGGATCTTGTAATGGAGGCCGGATTCAGTTGCAAATTGTAATGCATAAGATCCAGCGCAAAACCCTGAGCCCTGAAAGTATTAAAGAACGTTTTCTTGACAGTAGAGCGAACGCATATACGAGCATCGCATTGTCTAACTGTAAAATAGTGTGTGATGATATATCTAAACAAATTAAATGTCTGCTAGCCTGTCTGCGTAAGGGGAATTAGGATATAAATCCTTATAATTTAGACTAGATTCTGCGAGTTTAGCTTCAGGACAATCTATCTCGTTGTTCAAACACGCTGAGAACCCTCCATTTCGATATATTTTGTCGTCGTTAGTAATGCCATACGTAACTCGCAATATGAAAAATTATATTTTGTTTTAAGAATTCGGTAAACCATGGCAACTGAAATCACGGATGGTGGATTCACAATCCCCTGTATTACATGCCACGGTTTATTTCTCAGTTTTTTTCCCAGATCAAGCAAAAAATTTGTGCCAAATTAACAATATGATTGTATTACGCCTTCTCAATAAGGTATCAACTAAGGTCATATATTTATTTCAGGTCCTGATTGGATCCACCCAATTAAAATTTAactagctaaagtttaattagaagtgtttggatccactagcTAAATGATAGATGAAGAGATACTTGCCTATTCTACCCTCCCCTCCCACTTTAGAATCTTTTCCTAAGGAAGATGGAGAGGCAATTTGATCATTAGCAGTTTAGCTGGGTTCAACCAGCTAGAGGAATTTTTAACCAGCTTTAGCTGGATCCTATTTGGATCCATAACAGCTAAATTTAGCCATTTTAGACGATAGAAGCACAAAATGTAGGAAGTTGAAAACAATCCACTATATGTTTTGGAATCTGTTCCACTATAGTTACTGCAGACGGACTTGGTCACTGACGTGTGAGTCCAGTCACACGCGGGTCCATGTGTCAGAGGGGGCGAGTCACTCTAGTGTAGTACTGCAGAGAAGACTCGCCCATTCCATGACCGCTTACTCAATTCCTCGTATTTATTtattcacacacacacacgagaGAAAATTTAACCTCCCAACCCTCACTCTCTCTCCAATCCAGTGCTAACGCTTCCTTCCATGAACTCaagaagggaggagagggacCAGTTGCTTCCCATACCAACGCAAGATTTCCCATGAGCCACTCTTACAAGGCACACGCTTGAGACGGCGAAAGAGTTCGCTGAGCACCGGCACCGTGGCGACACCACCGCAATGCCGACGACGGCGCCTATAATGGCGttgccgccgcgcgcctccatCAGCTCCCTCATCTCCTTCATCCAGTACCACCTGCGCTCGCTCCtcgccgaccccgccgcgctccacgccgcgcgccgccgctgcctcgcgCTGCTCGCGCATCCTGCCCTGAGCCACGACCCTCCTAACACCACCGAGCCCAAACAcgacgacgaagacgaggccGTCCTAGCCGCACTGCACGGCGCCATCGACGCGTTCCTCATCCCGGCCTCCGGCGCGGACTCCGCCGTTGCCGCCTGCCTCACCGGCGTCGAGGAGGCGCTGCAGGCCCCCGCGCTGCTGCCGGTGCACGGCGAGACGGCGGGGCTGGACAACCGCCGCGTCGCCGCGTGCGCCTACTTCTACCTCGCGCTCGTGCGGTGCGCGCAGGAGGACGCGTGGCAGATGGCCATGGACCTCCTCCAGGCCGTCGCCGTGTGCCCCAccgcggtggccgccgcgggCGACGACGACCGTGCCGGCCTCGCGCCGCGCGCGCTCTGGGAGGGGCTGTTCGACGAGGGCGTGCTCACcagggccggcgccggcgccggcgccggcgaggaggacgtgGCGCGCAGGGTGGCCAGGCGGTACAAGGACTGGCTCATGTACTACAAGGTggtggccgccgcgccggacgccggcggcgccgaaaATGGCGGGTGAGTCGCTCGGCTCGTTGGGAAAAGGAGGGGGCTTTACCGCGGCAGTTATAACGGTATACGCATACGAGCACGTACATCTAGAGTATACAACCGCGTACGTACGCTGAGGGGGCATAATTGTACGTGTATACGGTATACTTGGAGTGACGGTGCAAGCCTGCAATGCTGCATGGCACGCTGATGAGGCGACTGCAAAGTGAAAAGCGAAAACTTTTCCTGACAGAATGATAGGATTGTAATGTGCTGAAGTAGgcctgttttgttttttttttcttggaaagATTTTGTTAACCCTGCCTTTTCTGCCCAAGGTCCCTTTCACCTTTTATAGGTCCTTTTTCTCGCTTGCTAATTTTGTCTCCATGGCTTTTCATGCAAATAAAATTGGAGGAGGATTTCAGAAAAAGTTTAATGGCTGTATTTTGGTGACAATGGCGGAAAATGTTACAACTGCATAAGAAAATCTAGGTTACAAACTTCCTattttcttcctattttctGACGCAGGACACCATCTTGTGATTTCTCAAAGGAAATATATCCCTTTTCATTTGCTTTGCCCAAAACACCCATATTTGGAACACCTATTTTTACAAGTCATGGGCAAATAACTGTCGAGTCCCTTAAATGCTGCAAAAGGGGAAAGAACAGCACTCCCTTTTCCAAAAGGGATTCTAAAGGCAAATGTCACGCACCTTTTCAGCCAAATGCCATCTTCACATTCCTGGCTAATCCAAGCAAAGCTGGGGGCAAAGATTCTCCACCAGCAGCTTGAGACAAGCATGTACACTAAACCATCCTGGTCCCCTGCAGCTGCATGCCTGCAGAATGAATGATAGTACCATCTGGAGAGATCGTCTTCAGTACTGATGCATTGTCTGCATCTATATATAGTTCAATAACTAATAGGCGAAATCATACTGTCAGTGTAGTTGCTGCATTGTCTATATGCCCTCTCTGCAGTAGTGGCTTGCTACTATCTGTAGGTGTAGAAAACAAAGGCACGGCTGTCTAGCTGCCTGAAATCTGAAGATATATACTTCCATGAGCAGGTGCCTTCAGTTAGGAACATCGGGAAACTCTGTTGTTGCAAGATGGCTGAATTCTTCGGAGGTAAGTATCATATTCTGTCCGCATATCCTGATGCAATGCTGTATGTGCATACAAGAGTTGATCTAACCTGCATTTGTGAGCTGACAGTGAATTTGGCATTGTTGCAGGATAGAACAACCCAGTCAATTGATCATGAAGGAATGAGAACGGCCTCTGCATCACGGTTCGGTGCTCATGATGGTCTCGCTGAGCTGAAGGATTTTCTCAGCATTGCAGATCAAGATTTCCAGGAAGATACTAAAGGGAGCTCTGACAGCAGATGCCTCCATGAGATGCTTGAGGAGTCGCAGTCCGGTTCACCTGTTTCCTTCTACTCACATCTTGATTCTAGTGAAGAAAGTGATAGTGAGGTAAAACATACTCAATGCTAGCTAGCTTCAAAGCTTCATTGCAAATTATACTGGTTAAGGGATATAGTAACCATTTTCAGTACAACTTGATTTCAGTTTTTATTGTGCCACACTTATCTGCAGTACAGCTTCACACCAGCCATCCATGATTCCATGTGAATTTTCTGTCACCTGAGTCGAAAGTCCAAATGATTAGAGATAAACGCCTACGTTGACCAAATATTTGTGTTAGTCGAGCACTAAAACCTGGATCTGTTGTTAATTTTTGCCAAAATCATTTCCTGGACTTATATATGTGGGCTGAGGCGTCTTTATTGCAACATTTACAAATGTTGGAGCAACCCCTAGACTTTAATGGCATCTAATTCATCTGAAGCAGGCAGCTCCATATGACAAAGGCAGATCAGCAAAGATTATGCCAATAGATGCAGATTTCTTGGCAGCTAAACTCCATGAAAGGTACTCCATTCACATTGCACGCGGTGCTGTTTCCTGTTCTGCCTAACCTCATATTTCTTTGTCTTGGTACCATCTTTGCTTAGATCAAGCCACAACAAGAATCTGACATGGTGCACATCTCCTGAAAATGCGATGATATATGCTCCAGAATCTCCGATGTACCATGTCGATGACAGCGAGATGAAACCAAACGGTTTGCCGTCAAACATATCACATGGCTCACTGAATAATCTGTCAAATTCGGTTCTAGAACTGAAGAACGCTGACTCATACTCCACATCCAACTATTCTGCCAAGGATGGCATGTTTCCACAGTGCTCACCAAGGTGTGAGGTCAGATGCTTCAGCAACTTCTCGACCAAATTCATCAAGAAAAGTTCCCTGTCAGATCTTGTCTCCAGAGGAAGCATGAGCAGGAAATTCAAGACTTCCACAACCAGTGAGGACTGGAGCGATGTTAGTTCACGCTGGGGGAAGGACAGTCAGGTAGATTTTCTTGAGAGGTTCGAGAACGCGGTATCGAAACTATTGGTTTCAGATGGATTAGAAAGCTGCCTAGATGCTGGCTCTGAGGTCACAACTATATGGCAGTTATTGAACAACACTTATGAGGTGAGACACAAGTCATCAGTAAGGCAAGACATCCTTGACCAGCTGCTTGACAGCATTTCGACATCTAAGAAGGACAAAGTGATCAGGGCATCAGTATATGTACTACTGCTCATGATATCTGAAGATAGAAATGTGATGAGAGGCATCAAGAGGAAGGACTTCCATTTATCCAATTTAGCCACTGCATTGAAGAGAGATGTTCATGAAGCAGCCATTCTGATATATCTGTTGGACCCTACACCTTTAGAGATAAAAAACTTGGATCTGTTGCCCTCGCTTCTACGTGTTGCCTGTAACTCAGACACCCAAAAATGGCCTGCAATGCTTCCACTTACACCGACATCAGCATCGATAGCTCTCATTGAGATCCTAGTGACAGCATTCGACTATGTAACAAACAATGTTCACTTGGCTTCCCTCAGCTCCCCTCCTATTTTGTCGAAGCTTGTTGATGTTGCGAAGAACAACAACTTGGAAGAAGGTGTCGCCCTGGCAGCAATTCTCATCAGATGTGGGCGTCTCAATGGTAACTGCAAGAAGTTCCTGTCACAGGCTACTCCAGTGGACCCATTCCTTCACCTTCTCAGACGAAAAGAGCACCGTGCCAAGTGTGCTGCACTTGAATACTTCCACGAGATTCTTCAGATTCCCCGGTATGATGCAGACCCTGAAAAGGTGTATTCTGTTATACATTTGCCTGAATAGCTTGTGGAATTGTGCAACAGGTCCTCGGCAAACTGTCTGCTCCAAGAAATACGACGGCAAGGAGGCATTGCAATTATGCACACATTGATGGCCAGCCTCCATCAAATTGAACCTGAACATCGAGTTTTAGCAGCTAGCCTTCTCCTGCAATTAGATATGATGGTACATATACACTGTCACTCTGTCAGCTGTCCTAGATACATCTAGGCTAAATAAGCATTTGCAGTCTAAACTGTTAAAGAACCACGAAGAAACTTCCAAAAAGACACCCCAAAATGTTTCTGTTTGTTCCACATACCCATATGTTTTTCATGGTTCCATGAATCGTGCAAAAACGCAACATAAAAGCATTCCTCCTTAGTAGTAGTATTACTTTGAAGATATACAAGTGAATATTTAAAACAACCGCAACATTACAGCTAGCAAGTAAACCTCACATTATCTGAAGCAGCAGGTTTTACATTCCTTTTTGCAGGAGAAAACAGATGGCAGGAGTGTGTTCCAAGATGAAGCGATGGAGGTCCTATTGGACTCTCTATCATCTCAAGAAAACAGTAAAGTGCAGGTGTTATCAGCATCATTTCTTTCAAACCTTGGAGGGACTTATTCCTGGTCAGGAGAACCATATACTGCAGCATGGGTCGCAAAGAAAGCGGGTCTCACATCAACATCTCATAGAAATACAATCAGGAGCATCGACTGGCTTGATTCTTGCCTGCAGGTTAAGTATCAAAACACTCTTTCATTTGGCAAACATAGAAATAACAACTTCATGGTAAGCAACATAATAATAATGATGGCCATATGTGATGCAGGATACAGAAATAATCACATGGAGCAGTAGATCCGCACGAGCAATTATTAAAATAGGAATACCGTTTATCAGCGCTTTAGCCAAAGGAATGCAGAGCAAGATCAAGGGAATCTCACATGATTGCCTTGTATGCACTGCATGGCTTGGAAGTGAGCTGGCTGCCCTTGGTGAAAATGCCATCAGATATTCTGCTTGTGAGATTTTGTTACATGACATAGCAAGTCACCTGCATCCAGGGTTTGATCTTGACGAAAGGGTTCTAGCATGCATGTGTCTATACAATTACACCTCTGGAAAAGGTAAATAGTACATCATTACTATCTTATATCCAGTAAACTTTCAAGAGCTATTTTGCACATCCTAAAGAGTAAAGACTCTTGGAATGTAAACATCCGAGCCAAAGTTGAAGGAATGATTGAAACGCTATATTTATGCAAAGTTATCATTTTCTAACAACAGGAAAGCAAATGTTGATGAGCTTGTCAGAAGGGTCCCGAGAATCTCTTAGGAGGCTTTCATCATTCACATGGATGGCTGAGGAATTACTTCAAGTAACAGATTATTTTCTTTCCAGCAAACCAGTGAGTATTGTTGGAACTTTTCTCCTTATCTTCCCGCCTTTGTTTCATACTACCCCTGTTCCAAGCAGGCCTTCAAGTAGATCTTCTTCTATTAGGAGCTAATATCATATCTGTTCAACATGGATCTCAGAAATTCTTTAGGCTTGCCATTGTTAACTTCAAAATCTATGCTGAGATCATTTTTACAACATTGCTAGCTAGCCCGTCATGTAACATGTTTCTTAAACACAAGATTTAATTTTCTGATCTTGTCAGTGCAGCGTGTATCATGTGTACATACACAAATCCTGGAAATTGGTCAGCCTAGCAATGGTGCAGCAACTGCTATAGCAGTCTTCAGAGGACAGCTTTTTGCTGGTTATTCTAATGGCACCATCAGGGTAATGATTTATTCCATATGTCAGAATTCAGATCATAACCATAGTTTCAAATTACCATAAATCTACGAAATTAGCACATAATTTGTTGCGTTACAGAAGTTACTTGGAAAGGGACTTTTCAAAAATGATAGAAACTCTGTACTATCACACACCAAGTTCACTGCTTCAGTTCATGCAGTAGTATTTACATAACTAAAATTTCCCAATACTTGGGTGTTATGTGCAGGCATGGGACATAAAAGGCCAAAGGGCAGTAATTATCAGGGAGGTAAAAGAGCACAAGAAGGCAGTGACTTGTTTTACACTATCGGAAACTGGGGAGAACCTTCTGAGTGGATCAGCAGACAAATCCATTCGGGTAACCAAAACAACCAGATTGCTAAAACTGCAAAAGGATATCTATTGCTGGATGTTAAATTACAAGGTCATTTGCAGGTATGGGAAATGGCACAGCGCAAGCTTGAGTGTGTCGAGGTGATTCAGACAAGAGAGGCTGTACAAAAGCTTGATATTTGTGGTGACAAAATCCTTGTACTGACGCAGAACAATGTTCTCAAGGTACTCATTGACTTACTATGCACTAGAAGATAACAAATAGCATGCATAACAATAATGATGTTTTTTACTTTCATTCTTCTTGTTGTCACAGTTCTCTTGTGCATCAAGAAGCAGCCAAACATTGTACAGGGGCAAGCATGTCAAATCTCTAGCTGTATGTCAGGGCAAAGCTTACCTTGGTTGCACAGACTTGAGTATACAGGTTAGTTTTGTGGTTACAAAAGCATGTAATAGTATTTTGGATCAATATATGTAAAGAAAAAGATTGTCAACAGGAACTAGACATGTCAGTTGAATCCAAGATTGAGATAAGGGCACCTAAAAGAAGATGGAGGATTAGGAAACAATCCATTAGTGCCATTGTTGTATATAAAGATTTGTTGTATTGTGCTGGTGCTCAAGTGGAAGGTTCAGCCTTAAAGGTATTAATCAAAATATTGAACTTGACCTCTGAAAGTTATGAGATGAAAAGAAATGTGAAACTTTAAACTTTTTGCAGGACTGGAAGAAACGATGCAAACCTAATATGACAATGCCACTACCAAAGGGAACAAGTGTAGAGGCAATGGCAGTGGTGGAAGACTTCATCTACTTGAACTGCAGTAAAAGCCCTAGCATCATTCAGGTGACatgaatttccttttttttttctatatcagCTACAATAAGTTATGtaaaaaaaggcaaaaaaaattcAGGTACTTGAGCACAATGTACTGTTAGGAGATCTCTATCTGCTTACAAATTTCAGGCTTTACTCTCTGAAAATTGTTGGGCAGTCCATCGTGATCCTGTTCTAGGTACGAAATGGAAGTAACATTAGGTGATTAGGTCTCACCAACAAGAACCAGAGGAACCAAAAAATCCATGTTCAGTGAAGACCGGCCTACCATTTTATATCTGATCAAAGTATAGAAGCCATACCTGTAATACCTTGGATAAAAAAATACAGGATTCGCCAGTCTTGATTCCGCTTCTGAATTTATGATAGATATGGCTGAGGGAGAAGCAGCAGAAAGTAGGAAGGCTATCTGCAGGAAGCAAGGTGACGAGCTTATTCGCCGCGAACGACATGATCTTCTGCGGTACAGAAACTGGATTAATTAAGGTCAGTACCAAACAAATAAATCTTGAGGAGTGACACTTATGGTTCTCTTAGGATAACGTCATATAGAAAAGTCTTGCAAATGTACCTACAGGCATGGATCCCATTGTGAAGACTAGAAGCAAAAGGAACAGAGGAAGGCTCAATCTTGTAAATGCAAAGGAAAGCTAGAGTGTACAGGAAacatgaaaaaacaaaaaagagagcATAGCATTGTATAAGCCCTCAGGAGGACACAA harbors:
- the LOC117849508 gene encoding putative E3 ubiquitin-protein ligase LIN-1 isoform X1, producing the protein MPTTAPIMALPPRASISSLISFIQYHLRSLLADPAALHAARRRCLALLAHPALSHDPPNTTEPKHDDEDEAVLAALHGAIDAFLIPASGADSAVAACLTGVEEALQAPALLPVHGETAGLDNRRVAACAYFYLALVRCAQEDAWQMAMDLLQAVAVCPTAVAAAGDDDRAGLAPRALWEGLFDEGVLTRAGAGAGAGEEDVARRVARRYKDWLMYYKVVAAAPDAGGAENGGCLQLGTSGNSVVARWLNSSEDRTTQSIDHEGMRTASASRFGAHDGLAELKDFLSIADQDFQEDTKGSSDSRCLHEMLEESQSGSPVSFYSHLDSSEESDSEAAPYDKGRSAKIMPIDADFLAAKLHERSSHNKNLTWCTSPENAMIYAPESPMYHVDDSEMKPNGLPSNISHGSLNNLSNSVLELKNADSYSTSNYSAKDGMFPQCSPRCEVRCFSNFSTKFIKKSSLSDLVSRGSMSRKFKTSTTSEDWSDVSSRWGKDSQVDFLERFENAVSKLLVSDGLESCLDAGSEVTTIWQLLNNTYEVRHKSSVRQDILDQLLDSISTSKKDKVIRASVYVLLLMISEDRNVMRGIKRKDFHLSNLATALKRDVHEAAILIYLLDPTPLEIKNLDLLPSLLRVACNSDTQKWPAMLPLTPTSASIALIEILVTAFDYVTNNVHLASLSSPPILSKLVDVAKNNNLEEGVALAAILIRCGRLNGNCKKFLSQATPVDPFLHLLRRKEHRAKCAALEYFHEILQIPRSSANCLLQEIRRQGGIAIMHTLMASLHQIEPEHRVLAASLLLQLDMMEKTDGRSVFQDEAMEVLLDSLSSQENSKVQVLSASFLSNLGGTYSWSGEPYTAAWVAKKAGLTSTSHRNTIRSIDWLDSCLQDTEIITWSSRSARAIIKIGIPFISALAKGMQSKIKGISHDCLVCTAWLGSELAALGENAIRYSACEILLHDIASHLHPGFDLDERVLACMCLYNYTSGKGKQMLMSLSEGSRESLRRLSSFTWMAEELLQVTDYFLSSKPRVSCVHTQILEIGQPSNGAATAIAVFRGQLFAGYSNGTIRAWDIKGQRAVIIREVKEHKKAVTCFTLSETGENLLSGSADKSIRVWEMAQRKLECVEVIQTREAVQKLDICGDKILVLTQNNVLKFSCASRSSQTLYRGKHVKSLAVCQGKAYLGCTDLSIQELDMSVESKIEIRAPKRRWRIRKQSISAIVVYKDLLYCAGAQVEGSALKDWKKRCKPNMTMPLPKGTSVEAMAVVEDFIYLNCSKSPSIIQIWLREKQQKVGRLSAGSKVTSLFAANDMIFCGTETGLIKAWIPL
- the LOC117849508 gene encoding putative E3 ubiquitin-protein ligase LIN-1 isoform X2, with protein sequence MPTTAPIMALPPRASISSLISFIQYHLRSLLADPAALHAARRRCLALLAHPALSHDPPNTTEPKHDDEDEAVLAALHGAIDAFLIPASGADSAVAACLTGVEEALQAPALLPVHGETAGLDNRRVAACAYFYLALVRCAQEDAWQMAMDLLQAVAVCPTAVAAAGDDDRAGLAPRALWEGLFDEGVLTRAGAGAGAGEEDVARRVARRYKDWLMYYKVVAAAPDAGGAENGGCLQLGTSGNSVVARWLNSSEDRTTQSIDHEGMRTASASRFGAHDGLAELKDFLSIADQDFQEDTKGSSDSRCLHEMLEESQSGSPVSFYSHLDSSEESDSEAAPYDKGRSAKIMPIDADFLAAKLHERSSHNKNLTWCTSPENAMIYAPESPMYHVDDSEMKPNGLPSNISHGSLNNLSNSVLELKNADSYSTSNYSAKDGMFPQCSPRCEVRCFSNFSTKFIKKSSLSDLVSRGSMSRKFKTSTTSEDWSDVSSRWGKDSQVDFLERFENAVSKLLVSDGLESCLDAGSEVTTIWQLLNNTYEVRHKSSVRQDILDQLLDSISTSKKDKVIRASVYVLLLMISEDRNVMRGIKRKDFHLSNLATALKRDVHEAAILIYLLDPTPLEIKNLDLLPSLLRVACNSDTQKWPAMLPLTPTSASIALIEILVTAFDYVTNNVHLASLSSPPILSKLVDVAKNNNLEEGVALAAILIRCGRLNGNCKKFLSQATPVDPFLHLLRRKEHRAKCAALEYFHEILQIPRSSANCLLQEIRRQGGIAIMHTLMASLHQIEPEHRVLAASLLLQLDMMEKTDGRSVFQDEAMEVLLDSLSSQENSKVQVLSASFLSNLGGTYSWSGEPYTAAWVAKKAGLTSTSHRNTIRSIDWLDSCLQDTEIITWSSRSARAIIKIGIPFISALAKGMQSKIKGISHDCLVCTAWLGSELAALGENAIRYSACEILLHDIASHLHPGFDLDERVLACMCLYNYTSGKGKQMLMSLSEGSRESLRRLSSFTWMAEELLQVTDYFLSSKPRVSCVHTQILEIGQPSNGAATAIAVFRGQLFAGYSNGTIRAWDIKGQRAVIIREVKEHKKAVTCFTLSETGENLLSGSADKSIRVWEMAQRKLECVEVIQTREAVQKLDICGDKILVLTQNNVLKFSCASRSSQTLYRGKHVKSLAVCQGKAYLGCTDLSIQELDMSVESKIEIRAPKRRWRIRKQSISAIVVYKDLLYCAGAQVEGSALKDWKKRCKPNMTMPLPKGTSVEAMAVVEDFIYLNCSKSPSIIQSIVILF